The DNA region CGTTCCTAATATAATTTTAGGAAGGTGTTCGTTCAGCCATTTAAACTTGTTAATAATCATAATATGTGTTCCGCCTTTTACAGGAATAAATCCCTTAATGTATTTAGGAGGAAAAACCTCATCCGCATCTCCATGAATATGAACCACTTGCTCATCCGGTATTGCCCTATCCCATAGAATAATCTGCTCCAGAGCCCAATCCAGATATTTTTTGTCTCTCATGGAAAGAAATTTTTCATAAAGCTTCAGCTTTTTGTTCATCTTATCGTTTCCAAAAGAAAATTTCGCAAAGGCTTCAACGTTCTGCATCAGTCCGGTAGGGAAAAACTTGTAGGCTCTTATTGATTTTGCAACTTTCATCCTTCTCGGAAACTCTGCATTGCATTTGACACTTGAAATAATAATCACTTTTCTTGCCTTTACAAATCGGGCCATTTCCTGCACTAAAACTCCGCCAAAAGACACACCAATAAGTACGGGATTTTCATGTTTTATTTCTTTCGCCATTCGTTCTGCATAACCTGCAAGACTTTCTCCTTCAAGCGGAATCGTCCATTCTAAAAGATGGGTTTCGAACTGGTCTTCAGGCAGATGAATCCTTTCAAAAATTGTGGAGCTAGCGGCCATACCCGGCATAAAATATACTGGAATTTTTTCCATCAGAATTGTTTTAACGGTATCATAACAGCAACAAAAGGTTTTTATTACGAAATTTGTATAAAATTATGGTTTTTATCCCAAACACCTCTTCTCAACATTTTAAATAATCGATAAGTTATAAAACGACAATGTTTTCAAAATCAAAACCCATGCCGTTTAAACCATCGATACCACTACAATATCTTTATTTGAATTATGGAAATTAAAGACAACACTTTTTCAAGACAGTTTGAAGCCCATAGTGACGGAAAACTAATTGCGGTTGAATACTCTTTTCAGGAGAAAAAAATTTTTCTCACTAAAATACTCACTCCTGAACAATTTGAGAATGACGATTTTATAAATGACTTCCTAAAAGAAATCATGTCTATTGCAGAACAACGGAAATTAAAAGTAGTACCTATACATCCGAAAATAGCAGCCTTTTTCAGAAAAAATCCTGCTTACAAAGAATTGCTTCCTCCGGGAATCCGCATTTAATTTGATTCGTCTGGCAAAGTTTTAGCCACAGATTAGAATAATTACACTGATTTAAGTTTGCCCTAATTAAACTTTAAATTTCAATGATTTTCTCTTTGCGGCTCTGCGTCTTTGCGAGCAATTATTTTCGCGTAAAGACGCAGAGCCGCAAAACTTTTGTTGTAAAGTTTCCCGCAATCCATTATTTTTATCGAATGACAGAAGAAAACCTTAAAATTCTTAGCTTCTTCGAAAACATCGAAAAATATTACGGATGTAAAACCGAAATCACGGAAGGATTGTATAGTCTCCAGGAAAGTTTTGACAACCACTCAACTACCTGGAATTTGTCAGAGTTTACACTTACCCGTTCCGGCTACAGGAAAAGCGGCGGACGGATGATGATGGAAGGCGAAAAGATGTATTTTGAAATTTCTGCCGCCCTGATTGTAAGCTTTAAGCAAACAGGCAGGAATTCTTTTGAGTTTATAGAAAAATATGGTGAAT from Flavobacterium lindanitolerans includes:
- a CDS encoding GNAT family N-acetyltransferase; the encoded protein is MEIKDNTFSRQFEAHSDGKLIAVEYSFQEKKIFLTKILTPEQFENDDFINDFLKEIMSIAEQRKLKVVPIHPKIAAFFRKNPAYKELLPPGIRI
- a CDS encoding alpha/beta fold hydrolase — its product is MEKIPVYFMPGMAASSTIFERIHLPEDQFETHLLEWTIPLEGESLAGYAERMAKEIKHENPVLIGVSFGGVLVQEMARFVKARKVIIISSVKCNAEFPRRMKVAKSIRAYKFFPTGLMQNVEAFAKFSFGNDKMNKKLKLYEKFLSMRDKKYLDWALEQIILWDRAIPDEQVVHIHGDADEVFPPKYIKGFIPVKGGTHIMIINKFKWLNEHLPKIILGT